The nucleotide window GACCAAGGATCCAATGTGGCACCATTAATTTCACGGTAATGATAAATTGGTTCAATTAATTCCTTCGATCCGCAAACGACACCACCAAGTGCATCCTCATGACCGCCCAAGAATTTCGTTGCACTATGAAGGACAAGATCTGCGCCGAGTTCAAGCGGTTTTTGATTAATTGGTGTGGCAAATGTGTTATCCACCACAACAAGCGCACCGACTTCTTTTCCTTTTTTCGCTATTCTTTCAATATCCGTAATTTTTACAGTCGGATTTGTTGGCGATTCCAAATAAACGATTTTACAGCCCTTTTCAATTTCTCTTTCCATTTCTTCATGATTGCCGGTTTCGCATAATACGATTTCAATGTTCATTTGCGGCAAAAATTCAGTAAAAATTTTATTTGTACCGCCATACGTATCTTTGATTGAAACAATCCGATCACCTGGTCTCAAGAATGTATAAAATATGTTGCTAATGGCAGCCATTCCTGTTGAAAAACTTGTGGCAGCTTCTGCCCCTTCCATGATTCTCACTTTTTCTTCAAAGGCTTGTACTGTCGGGTTCGTATTTCTTCCGTAGATATGTCCCGGTTTTTTTCCAGTCGCAACATCATACCATTCGTCCATGTCATCATAGTTGTAAGCGACACTTACCACGACCGGAACTTGTGTGGCTCCATGCACTAATACGTCTTTTTCTCCTGACCATACAGCTTGTGTACCCATG belongs to Bacillus sp. (in: firmicutes) and includes:
- a CDS encoding aminotransferase class V-fold PLP-dependent enzyme; the protein is MSNKKVNMGTQAVWSGEKDVLVHGATQVPVVVSVAYNYDDMDEWYDVATGKKPGHIYGRNTNPTVQAFEEKVRIMEGAEAATSFSTGMAAISNIFYTFLRPGDRIVSIKDTYGGTNKIFTEFLPQMNIEIVLCETGNHEEMEREIEKGCKIVYLESPTNPTVKITDIERIAKKGKEVGALVVVDNTFATPINQKPLELGADLVLHSATKFLGGHEDALGGVVCGSKELIEPIYHYREINGATLDPWS